AAAATATCGCAAAGTAAGGATGAGCGATTTCGAGCATTTGATTTTTCTTCCCCTTTACCTAAACGGATATATTCATCAAAGTGGCACTCCTTAGCAAAGCGACTAAAGCTATCTTCACAGACCATGGCTGCTCTTAAACGTGATAACTTTCCTTCAGGCAAAGTCGGATAACGTTTAAATAGATATTCTGAAACACATAATTGCATCACTGCGTCACCTAAAAATTCGATCCGTTCATAGTATTTTAAATGTTCTTTAGGATGCTCATTTACATAAGAAGCATGGGTAAATGCTTCATCCAATAATGTGGTATCTTTAAAATCGATGCCAAAATCCTCTTTTAACATCTGTGTCAATCCAATTATCAAGAAAAAATCTCCTATCTTTCAATAATGCTTAATCTATTATAACAAAAAAGCGCGCCTTTCTAAATAATGATCTGAGACCCGTCAAGTGAACAACTAAATAATTAAAATTCTAGGCAGCCTGATTCCGGTATTCTTCTGGAGTCAGGCTGTTTAGTTTTATTTGGTAACGTTGGGTATTGTAGAACTTGATATAGTTTTCGATCATTTCTACAAGTTCTCCATATGTTTCACATTTTAGCCAATAATAACATTCTGTCTTGAAATGACTCCAAAAACTTTCCATTGGTGCGTTATCGATACATTTCCCCACTCGAGACATACTTCTTGTAACACCATGCCTTGAGGTCAACCGAAGATATTCCTTTGAAGTATATTGAAATCCACGATCACTGTGAAGAAGTAGATTAGCTTCATTTAAATGCGTGAATGCTTTTTCTAAAGTCTTCATGACAAGCCGATTATCATTTCTTTTACTAATTTCAAAACTTATGATAGATCCATCGTATAGATCTTTGATCGCACTTAAATAAGCTTTTTGTCCTAAGCCATATTCTAAATAA
This window of the Ligilactobacillus faecis genome carries:
- the rnc gene encoding ribonuclease III, encoding MIIGLTQMLKEDFGIDFKDTTLLDEAFTHASYVNEHPKEHLKYYERIEFLGDAVMQLCVSEYLFKRYPTLPEGKLSRLRAAMVCEDSFSRFAKECHFDEYIRLGKGEEKSNARNRSSLLCDIFEAFIGALYLDQGKEVVVSFISRVVFPKLDMGWFDHYLDHKTELQELLQQNGDCKINYVKVAEVGPDNEKEYTMAVYADGQKVGEGTGMSKKAAEQQAALQALKALRK